In the genome of Desulfofarcimen acetoxidans DSM 771, one region contains:
- a CDS encoding DUF1533 domain-containing protein, which translates to MQLTGFVFERGTKKMLTCLIMLTLLFAVLGTFLPVTANAATGTPATSLTVKLNDNTVKTYSISELEGMTQVTQGYSSIDSMPAPCMTAARGVKVTDILTDAGIDVNSVQNIKFKSTDGYSISVAKQYLLDTPRYYYPNITTYWDSVNHCIYGDALAGGIQVDPILATKSYYKRFDTAPQFNMMDGVNTLRLCFGQDPNNITDATSGRFAKYVNEIDVDGNLLPATPPSVIADTTHNTVGQIVYLTFTDDIGWRSNISDITVNGNTIAGQYALSAGQIAVNAGVFTVAGTYQVVVKATGYRDANVSQIINSMVTNPVYTVIPVADAAYQNDTNVEGINTMTVKNGHSGMKYFGVQVVPATAHDGLEAVVFVHTRNGVQLSLNITKADFDLVDIAQAGFNVQPGDVVNAYIVDDITNDINFNPTILQAVD; encoded by the coding sequence ATGCAATTAACGGGATTTGTGTTTGAACGCGGAACAAAAAAGATGCTTACTTGTTTGATCATGTTAACTTTGTTATTCGCTGTTCTCGGGACATTTTTGCCGGTCACGGCCAATGCGGCAACCGGGACACCTGCAACATCGCTAACGGTTAAACTTAATGATAATACGGTGAAAACCTATTCAATTAGTGAATTGGAAGGTATGACTCAGGTTACGCAGGGTTACTCTTCGATTGACAGTATGCCGGCGCCATGCATGACGGCGGCTAGAGGTGTCAAGGTGACAGATATACTGACTGATGCCGGGATCGACGTCAATTCAGTGCAAAATATTAAATTTAAGTCGACGGACGGTTATTCAATCTCAGTAGCCAAACAATATTTGCTGGATACGCCCCGTTACTACTATCCTAATATAACTACTTATTGGGATTCGGTAAATCACTGTATTTATGGTGATGCTCTGGCTGGCGGGATACAGGTAGATCCAATCCTGGCCACTAAATCTTACTATAAAAGATTTGATACTGCTCCGCAGTTTAACATGATGGATGGTGTAAATACGCTGAGGCTTTGCTTTGGACAGGATCCCAATAATATAACAGATGCAACCAGCGGCAGGTTTGCCAAATATGTTAATGAGATTGATGTAGACGGTAATCTGCTTCCGGCAACCCCTCCGTCTGTAATAGCCGACACGACTCATAACACTGTGGGACAAATTGTTTATCTAACCTTTACTGATGATATTGGCTGGCGCAGCAATATAAGTGATATCACTGTTAACGGCAATACAATTGCCGGCCAGTATGCTTTGTCTGCCGGGCAGATTGCCGTCAATGCCGGTGTCTTTACTGTTGCCGGAACGTATCAGGTTGTGGTTAAAGCAACTGGTTACCGGGATGCAAATGTTAGCCAGATAATTAACAGTATGGTGACAAATCCGGTGTATACAGTAATACCTGTGGCAGATGCGGCATATCAAAACGATACAAATGTTGAAGGGATTAATACCATGACAGTAAAAAACGGTCATTCCGGTATGAAATATTTTGGTGTACAGGTAGTGCCGGCAACAGCACATGATGGTTTGGAAGCGGTTGTCTTTGTTCATACAAGAAACGGTGTCCAACTCAGCTTAAATATAACAAAGGCTGATTTTGATTTGGTTGATATTGCTCAGGCCGGTTTTAATGTTCAGCCCGGAGATGTAGTCAATGCTTATATTGTTGATGACATAACCAACGATATTAACTTTAATCCGACTATATTGCAAGCAGTTGATTAG
- a CDS encoding purple acid phosphatase family protein produces the protein MKLIKRNGKSKHSKIFRYLVIWGIVSSLLMVVNQCMAADNSAGSGRPDEIILSWTGEPETTQTVCWRAYAVGSGKIQYMRESDKTDDFSGALEKAAACTELHGGFNHFEAELDNLQPGTDYVYRVGSDGCWSEPAAFTTAAPTDKFSFMFMGDVHAGHNDMSAGLWQQLLAQAIAGCPDVKFALQAGDLVDEADDPEQWSQLFSAAAGVFNYIPLMPAEGNHENTDASLYFKYFALPGNGPSGYEEKDYSFDYGNCHFVVLDSNYLGTPADSGYDKISTWLKNDLAGSLKQWKFVVLHYPPYPVVPDNHAENLQENWVPLFEQGGVDMVFVGHQHVYMRTKPLLGNQVQPDGQGIVYIMGLAGNKYYAAGPNYDYIAKEVSNASNYEVININGDTLSLTAKDAEGRVIDSYMYIKQPVNVDAAYTVTPLPDVNYQSDAAEDGISKMTVNSGVAGMKYFSVQVASITEHHGNESLVFTHERNGIQLNLNITKADFDVVDIAQSGFNVQPGDVIKVFMVDGLTNEVDSNPKVLQ, from the coding sequence GTGAAGTTGATAAAAAGAAACGGCAAGTCAAAACACTCTAAGATATTTCGTTATCTGGTTATATGGGGTATAGTCAGCAGCTTATTGATGGTGGTTAATCAATGTATGGCCGCTGATAACAGCGCCGGTTCCGGTAGGCCCGATGAAATAATACTGTCATGGACAGGTGAGCCTGAGACTACCCAGACCGTATGCTGGCGGGCGTACGCTGTTGGCAGCGGCAAGATTCAGTATATGAGGGAAAGCGATAAAACAGATGATTTTAGCGGTGCGCTGGAGAAGGCTGCTGCCTGTACTGAGCTGCATGGCGGATTTAACCATTTTGAGGCGGAGTTGGATAATCTGCAGCCGGGTACTGACTATGTCTATCGCGTAGGTTCTGACGGTTGCTGGAGTGAACCGGCCGCCTTTACCACAGCGGCCCCGACAGATAAATTTTCCTTTATGTTTATGGGTGATGTGCACGCCGGTCATAATGATATGAGTGCGGGTTTATGGCAGCAGCTTTTGGCGCAAGCCATTGCCGGTTGTCCGGATGTAAAATTCGCCCTGCAAGCGGGTGATTTGGTTGACGAAGCGGATGATCCGGAACAATGGTCGCAGTTATTCAGCGCGGCTGCCGGTGTTTTTAATTATATTCCTTTAATGCCTGCCGAAGGCAATCATGAAAATACCGACGCATCATTATATTTTAAATATTTTGCCTTGCCGGGAAACGGGCCTTCAGGGTATGAGGAAAAAGACTATTCCTTTGATTACGGCAATTGTCATTTTGTTGTGCTGGACAGCAATTATCTGGGCACACCTGCCGATTCGGGCTATGACAAGATTAGTACCTGGCTGAAGAACGATCTTGCCGGCAGTCTCAAACAATGGAAGTTTGTAGTTCTGCATTACCCGCCATACCCGGTTGTTCCGGATAATCATGCGGAAAATCTTCAGGAAAACTGGGTTCCCCTTTTTGAACAGGGAGGAGTCGACATGGTCTTTGTCGGGCACCAGCATGTCTATATGCGGACTAAACCGCTGCTGGGCAATCAGGTTCAGCCTGACGGACAGGGCATTGTTTACATCATGGGCCTTGCAGGAAACAAATATTACGCAGCCGGACCCAATTATGATTATATCGCCAAAGAAGTGTCCAATGCCAGCAACTATGAAGTTATAAACATCAACGGAGATACTTTGTCATTGACAGCCAAAGATGCCGAGGGACGGGTTATTGACAGTTACATGTATATCAAGCAGCCGGTTAATGTTGATGCCGCGTATACAGTCACGCCGCTGCCCGATGTTAATTATCAGTCCGATGCAGCGGAAGACGGGATAAGCAAAATGACAGTAAATAGCGGTGTTGCCGGGATGAAATATTTTAGTGTGCAAGTTGCTTCGATTACAGAGCATCACGGAAATGAATCGCTCGTCTTTACACACGAAAGAAACGGCATCCAACTTAACTTGAACATTACTAAGGCAGATTTTGATGTGGTTGATATCGCTCAGTCCGGTTTTAATGTTCAGCCCGGAGATGTTATTAAAGTCTTCATGGTAGATGGTTTAACCAATGAGGTTGATTCGAATCCGAAGGTTTTACAATAA
- a CDS encoding alkaline phosphatase family protein translates to MGLLLLVIGAAALSFIYKAPCYIPPLRIIGDVSNSYCLQSPNEIGKLEQISFQGTKYKAIKLSDIISKAEPVANPSQLYLAGLDGFTPAIKAAEIEDCYISFTHQNGWEAVNLKHPVSSNTKMLTEIVVVSDGSSGDFALNVIDTENNLVRVTPGQLLSRPLTRYFYPEGRAAVQNNGKDYESQVYTKRLVFKLSDVTPVKEGDNLLVMTEKGKYRMVDNSGYFEVRDNNISYLQPEDRTILEQVRGVILRPPAASIMDTYYDARHYLEGGDRLLVLVLDGLNYNQYSYAAANGYMPFLKRYGTAVKASGVYPPASNVGLAALLTGQAPEENGIVSEKDRQLKASSIFAEANRLSKKVLFLEAAPNRLDTEIQPLPVTDRNSDGNTDDDLYETALANLDKGYDLIMVRFHDIDETGQRYGEIARPTMQAISSLDNYLSKIISKWSGKVIITANQGSMSGKLVGAEAIFSNNNMFVPYWRIP, encoded by the coding sequence TTGGGATTGCTGCTGTTGGTAATCGGGGCGGCTGCTTTAAGCTTTATATATAAGGCTCCCTGTTACATACCGCCATTAAGGATAATTGGTGATGTTTCCAACAGCTATTGTCTGCAAAGCCCAAACGAAATCGGTAAGCTGGAACAGATTAGTTTTCAGGGAACCAAATACAAGGCCATTAAACTGTCGGATATCATCAGTAAGGCTGAACCGGTGGCCAATCCAAGTCAGCTGTATTTAGCCGGTCTGGATGGGTTTACTCCGGCTATCAAAGCAGCAGAGATTGAAGATTGCTATATTTCTTTTACTCACCAAAATGGCTGGGAAGCTGTCAATTTGAAACACCCAGTGAGCAGCAATACCAAAATGCTTACAGAAATCGTGGTTGTATCGGATGGCAGTTCCGGGGATTTTGCCTTAAATGTTATAGACACGGAAAACAACCTGGTGCGGGTTACACCGGGGCAGTTGCTGAGCAGGCCGTTAACGCGGTATTTTTACCCGGAGGGGAGGGCCGCCGTTCAAAACAATGGTAAAGATTATGAATCTCAGGTTTACACCAAGAGGCTGGTTTTTAAATTAAGTGACGTAACGCCGGTCAAAGAAGGAGATAACCTCCTGGTAATGACGGAAAAGGGAAAATACCGTATGGTGGATAACAGCGGTTATTTTGAAGTAAGAGATAATAATATCAGTTACCTGCAGCCAGAGGACCGGACTATTCTGGAACAAGTGCGGGGAGTAATCCTTCGCCCGCCCGCCGCCAGCATCATGGACACTTATTATGATGCACGGCATTATCTTGAGGGAGGCGACAGGTTGCTGGTGCTAGTGCTGGACGGGCTTAACTACAATCAGTACAGCTATGCTGCGGCTAACGGCTATATGCCGTTTCTAAAAAGATACGGGACTGCCGTAAAGGCTTCCGGTGTTTATCCGCCTGCGTCCAATGTGGGTTTGGCTGCTCTGTTAACCGGTCAAGCTCCTGAAGAAAATGGTATTGTAAGCGAAAAAGACCGGCAGTTAAAAGCATCATCGATTTTTGCGGAGGCGAACAGGTTGAGTAAAAAGGTACTGTTTTTGGAGGCTGCTCCAAACCGGCTTGATACTGAAATACAACCACTGCCCGTTACCGATCGGAATTCCGATGGCAATACTGATGATGACCTGTATGAAACGGCCTTGGCTAATCTGGATAAGGGCTATGATTTAATAATGGTTCGCTTTCATGATATTGATGAAACCGGGCAGCGTTACGGTGAAATAGCCAGGCCGACGATGCAGGCAATTAGTTCGTTAGATAATTATCTGTCTAAAATTATCAGTAAATGGTCCGGTAAAGTTATAATTACTGCCAATCAGGGAAGCATGTCCGGTAAATTAGTCGGAGCGGAAGCGATATTCAGCAATAATAATATGTTTGTGCCTTACTGGCGTATTCCATAA
- a CDS encoding molybdopterin-dependent oxidoreductase: MMNKNFTIPMLLSLLLLMSITACKSWKPGAAAGTPGPFDGEKIIVQGLRDRDFTITLGDLKKLPAVTKHGEATRANGETVSVDATGPLLDTFLRQYGKSQKDFSRVRFTAKDRYSIAVPHEILANRQIILSYINDGEPMPEDWYPLHIIIPGERSMYWVRGTVFMGFETGDSRKSVNKVVFLETAAGNLPQEDYRYFDSVDKVIKTRDLITKYVGNDDKAVGSVFLKAGDGLQKNETGANFLSAYIKISGKDAPKFIAPSLPTGMHIRDLLYVVYDQTAIFDCTEAITCLPKQTVENKEGIALSQIFKQIGMTGGNNYRFTGADGRSVELAADNLGNGLVYQNDGGFLTFITSGGSGINKVDNLLSIEVLK, encoded by the coding sequence ATGATGAATAAGAATTTTACCATACCGATGTTGTTGAGCTTGCTTTTGCTGATGAGCATAACTGCCTGCAAAAGCTGGAAGCCGGGAGCAGCCGCCGGCACCCCGGGTCCTTTTGACGGAGAGAAGATTATCGTGCAGGGATTGCGTGACCGGGACTTTACAATAACACTGGGTGATCTGAAAAAATTGCCGGCAGTAACCAAACATGGGGAAGCCACACGGGCTAATGGAGAAACAGTCAGTGTAGACGCCACCGGCCCTTTGCTGGATACTTTCCTGCGGCAGTATGGAAAGAGCCAGAAAGATTTTAGCCGCGTCCGTTTTACGGCTAAAGACAGATATTCAATTGCCGTTCCGCATGAGATCCTGGCTAACCGGCAGATTATTTTGTCCTACATTAATGATGGGGAGCCCATGCCGGAAGATTGGTACCCGCTTCACATCATTATTCCCGGTGAGCGTTCCATGTATTGGGTTAGAGGCACTGTTTTCATGGGTTTTGAAACTGGTGACAGCCGAAAGTCAGTCAATAAAGTAGTATTTCTCGAAACGGCAGCCGGCAACTTGCCCCAGGAGGATTACCGGTACTTCGACAGTGTGGATAAAGTTATTAAAACCAGGGACCTTATAACAAAATATGTCGGCAACGATGATAAAGCTGTGGGCAGTGTTTTCCTAAAGGCCGGCGACGGCTTGCAGAAAAATGAAACCGGTGCTAATTTTCTGTCCGCCTATATCAAAATAAGCGGTAAAGACGCACCTAAATTTATCGCGCCGTCACTTCCGACAGGTATGCATATACGTGATTTGCTTTATGTTGTCTATGATCAGACTGCCATATTCGATTGTACTGAGGCAATAACCTGTTTGCCCAAACAGACTGTTGAAAATAAAGAAGGAATTGCATTATCACAGATTTTTAAGCAGATTGGCATGACAGGAGGCAATAACTATAGGTTTACCGGCGCTGACGGCAGGAGTGTTGAATTAGCGGCTGATAATCTGGGCAACGGTTTGGTTTATCAAAATGACGGCGGATTTCTGACTTTTATCACCTCCGGTGGATCCGGCATTAATAAGGTGGATAATCTGCTCTCTATTGAGGTTCTGAAGTAA
- a CDS encoding S-layer homology domain-containing protein produces MNLWALKSKAWKINKFLLMLALFFMLSVNLPGTSDADPYTSSSPAASLTIRVGYSGGSFTEAKVFTDSDFGGAFQQGYSFMDSMPSPCMDAVTGIPLKNLLSRAGIDFNKIESLSFYTTDVSGRPWKTLTKSFLFLSRYYYPNEMKYWNPDTHNFMAEDSVTDVTYKALEGAVPVEPMMCISDNWVRGGMAPDFSTQDSSTRYRLVIGQPYNDLTEITAPYAVKWVYQIDVTLSGKPPSSGGSSSGASTSAVSVSGVSLNKSSAIITVGGTEQLKALVAPSDADNQAVTWKSSDSSVAEVSGTGLVTAVAPGSARITVTTTDGGKSAVCAVTVNPAAVNDIANKTNNTPSVQKTSVALKDIAGHWAENSIKEMIDLGAVGGYPDGNFKPDESISRAEFVVVLAKALKMPLQSAKVFADTKEHWAKEYVGAAVSYGIASGYDDNIFGPDDLITREQMAVMLVKAAKLAPATEVNRFADNNGISGWARDAVSTAAANGMMKGYPDNTFHPLAKATRAEAVTSILQVLK; encoded by the coding sequence ATGAATCTATGGGCATTAAAAAGTAAAGCATGGAAAATTAATAAATTCTTGCTAATGCTTGCTCTGTTTTTTATGTTATCGGTTAACCTGCCGGGTACGTCCGACGCCGATCCCTACACAAGCAGCAGTCCGGCGGCATCGCTTACAATCAGAGTTGGCTATTCCGGTGGGAGTTTTACCGAGGCAAAAGTTTTCACCGACAGCGATTTTGGCGGCGCCTTTCAACAGGGCTATTCCTTTATGGACAGCATGCCGTCGCCATGCATGGACGCGGTAACGGGAATACCGCTGAAAAATCTCCTGTCAAGAGCCGGTATTGATTTTAATAAAATAGAATCATTGTCATTTTATACAACAGATGTTTCCGGCAGGCCATGGAAAACTTTAACCAAGTCTTTTTTGTTTTTGTCACGTTACTACTACCCAAACGAAATGAAATATTGGAACCCGGACACTCATAATTTTATGGCTGAGGATAGTGTTACGGATGTAACTTATAAAGCTTTGGAAGGTGCTGTTCCGGTCGAGCCGATGATGTGTATATCTGATAACTGGGTACGGGGAGGTATGGCTCCGGATTTCAGTACGCAGGACAGTTCCACCAGGTATAGACTGGTCATTGGCCAGCCCTATAACGATTTGACCGAAATCACCGCTCCGTATGCGGTTAAATGGGTGTATCAGATTGACGTAACGCTGAGCGGTAAACCGCCCTCTTCCGGAGGCTCGTCTTCAGGTGCATCTACATCTGCTGTCTCTGTTTCCGGTGTTTCGCTGAATAAGTCTTCCGCCATAATTACTGTCGGCGGCACAGAGCAGCTGAAGGCTTTGGTCGCTCCGTCAGATGCCGACAACCAGGCTGTGACCTGGAAATCCAGTGACAGTTCAGTTGCTGAGGTAAGCGGTACCGGGCTGGTGACCGCTGTTGCACCTGGCTCAGCCAGGATAACTGTGACCACAACAGACGGCGGCAAATCAGCTGTATGTGCTGTAACCGTAAATCCCGCAGCAGTCAATGACATCGCCAATAAAACAAATAACACTCCGTCTGTTCAAAAAACTTCAGTTGCTTTAAAAGATATTGCCGGTCACTGGGCTGAAAACAGCATCAAAGAAATGATTGACTTAGGCGCGGTTGGCGGTTACCCGGATGGCAATTTCAAGCCTGATGAATCAATTAGCCGGGCAGAATTTGTAGTTGTTTTGGCAAAAGCATTAAAGATGCCGCTTCAGAGTGCTAAAGTCTTTGCCGATACGAAAGAGCACTGGGCGAAAGAGTATGTCGGCGCCGCTGTCTCCTATGGTATAGCTAGCGGTTATGACGATAATATTTTCGGCCCGGATGACTTGATTACGCGCGAGCAGATGGCCGTAATGCTTGTCAAAGCAGCCAAACTTGCCCCGGCTACGGAAGTAAACCGTTTTGCGGACAATAATGGCATTTCCGGTTGGGCCAGGGATGCTGTTAGCACCGCGGCAGCGAACGGGATGATGAAGGGATATCCCGACAATACCTTCCATCCTCTGGCTAAGGCGACCAGGGCGGAGGCTGTGACGTCTATTTTGCAAGTGTTGAAATAA
- a CDS encoding ECF transporter S component gives MSFWQRFLDRFSLYDLIIIAMMSALGIAVKPIIVPLSHIITGALFIPGGAVAGGFYMLWLVLGFGITGKRGTMTLIGLIQAILVMATGMVGSQGVMSLLSYTAPGLLADLGLLLIGHRVCCLPCSFLAGALCNIAGTAMVNFIYYRLPAIPLALSLSTAALSGGLGGLIAFKIVQRLWKFQKRDWQSSKDDAG, from the coding sequence GTGAGTTTTTGGCAAAGGTTTTTGGATAGGTTTTCTCTTTATGATTTGATTATCATAGCCATGATGTCTGCCCTGGGAATAGCTGTCAAACCTATCATAGTTCCCCTGTCTCATATTATAACCGGAGCACTTTTTATACCAGGGGGAGCTGTGGCAGGCGGCTTCTATATGTTGTGGCTGGTTTTGGGTTTTGGTATCACCGGGAAAAGAGGAACGATGACCCTGATTGGCCTTATCCAGGCTATCCTGGTAATGGCCACCGGCATGGTTGGCTCGCAAGGGGTGATGAGCTTGCTGAGTTATACCGCGCCGGGACTTTTGGCCGATCTGGGGCTGCTGCTCATTGGCCACCGGGTTTGCTGCCTGCCCTGTTCCTTTCTGGCAGGGGCGTTGTGCAATATTGCCGGTACTGCTATGGTAAATTTCATTTATTACCGGCTTCCTGCAATTCCTTTGGCTTTAAGTTTGAGTACCGCTGCATTGTCCGGCGGCCTGGGTGGTTTGATAGCTTTTAAAATTGTACAGCGGCTATGGAAATTCCAAAAACGGGACTGGCAATCTTCTAAAGATGACGCCGGTTAG
- a CDS encoding DUF2149 domain-containing protein, translating to MRSRRIRMRDEVNPLEGAVNIVDAMLVFACGLMLSLVIHWNVNLDQPGARVDMKRGQEVTQNQDIQSNLIETQDQGKLYEKMGTVYKDPATGKLFMLTNQ from the coding sequence TTGAGGAGTAGAAGAATCAGGATGCGCGACGAGGTCAATCCTTTAGAGGGTGCTGTTAACATAGTGGATGCCATGCTGGTGTTTGCCTGCGGGTTGATGTTATCTCTGGTTATTCACTGGAATGTCAATCTCGATCAGCCAGGAGCCCGTGTTGACATGAAGCGTGGTCAGGAAGTGACACAAAACCAGGATATACAAAGCAATTTAATTGAAACCCAGGATCAGGGCAAGCTTTATGAAAAGATGGGCACGGTCTACAAAGACCCTGCCACGGGAAAGCTTTTTATGCTGACTAACCAGTAA
- a CDS encoding MotA/TolQ/ExbB proton channel family protein: protein MTVSMLTLLRDTMHTISSALLIPTIIILLLFMALAVVELGGLLAEALTDRRKVKINVPEMVEKFQGKNAGKIMEEIEKSRLFRRQKAVLGELSRHSNLPAASLRALARRLLAGEELHYVKITNRTDLVARLGPMLGLMATLIPLGPGMIALGQGDTKTLADSLLTAFDATVSGLAAAGVAFVISRLRKRWYEDYLSSLEAMMESLLEVLARERGVEE, encoded by the coding sequence GTGACAGTTTCTATGTTGACGCTGCTTAGAGATACGATGCATACTATTTCGTCTGCTTTACTAATTCCTACTATTATTATTTTGCTGCTGTTTATGGCTTTGGCAGTGGTGGAGTTGGGTGGCTTGCTGGCGGAAGCCCTTACGGATCGGCGTAAGGTAAAGATAAACGTGCCGGAAATGGTCGAAAAATTTCAGGGGAAAAATGCCGGGAAGATCATGGAGGAAATTGAGAAAAGCCGCTTGTTCCGGCGCCAGAAAGCAGTTCTTGGCGAGCTAAGCAGGCACAGCAACTTGCCTGCCGCTTCCTTGCGGGCCCTGGCCCGCCGTTTGCTTGCCGGTGAGGAATTGCATTATGTTAAAATAACCAACAGGACTGATTTGGTTGCACGTTTGGGGCCCATGCTTGGATTGATGGCCACTCTGATTCCTCTGGGGCCGGGCATGATTGCCCTTGGTCAGGGTGATACCAAAACTCTGGCAGATTCGCTGCTCACCGCCTTTGACGCAACGGTGTCCGGTTTGGCGGCCGCCGGTGTTGCTTTTGTTATCTCCAGGCTGCGGAAAAGGTGGTATGAGGATTACTTGAGTTCTCTTGAGGCCATGATGGAAAGCTTACTGGAGGTGCTTGCCCGTGAACGGGGGGTTGAGGAGTAG
- a CDS encoding Ig-like domain-containing protein, whose translation MRLRWLEFKFRLRKAVLLGLVPAALLSLLYIAGPGMASTGCGTGIQGVPSDTLVIKVGYFGGPYYTKKVYTLSDFDQLSQVKQAYTFIDSMPSVCMDAATGVRLTDLLADAGIDVNSVQKFYFYATDIRKGWYQCLDKSYLLDTPRYYYPNLPAGWDYEKGSSTLEAVYGAIRVDPIIAYKDNWQRYGEVPDFSVYDTSTRFRLLFGQKEPDECTAPQSAKWVHSIDVMLGGMPPAGVTLDQNAVNLKVGSTVRLTATVAPYEATDKSVTWSSSDPGVATVDHNGLVTVVGPGAATIAVSTVVGNLTATCIVNGPRETGPGQSSEPFGAGPQKNGEVDNPFGLPVSEDNRQHLAKKEITAAVSTAAPAASEQSGSQPWRVYEMSSDAVPLQQQKRQNTLDIFAAVLLGVLLLGGSGKRYMEHIREVVR comes from the coding sequence ATGAGGTTGAGATGGTTGGAGTTTAAATTCCGGTTGCGAAAAGCAGTTCTTCTTGGGCTGGTTCCGGCCGCATTGCTTAGCCTGTTGTACATTGCCGGGCCGGGTATGGCCAGTACAGGCTGTGGCACCGGTATACAAGGAGTGCCGTCTGATACGCTTGTGATTAAGGTTGGTTATTTTGGCGGGCCTTACTATACAAAGAAGGTTTATACTCTTAGTGATTTTGATCAGCTTTCACAGGTAAAACAGGCTTATACTTTTATTGACAGCATGCCGTCTGTGTGTATGGATGCGGCCACCGGAGTCAGGTTGACAGACTTGCTGGCGGATGCCGGTATTGATGTCAATTCTGTGCAAAAATTTTATTTTTATGCCACCGATATAAGAAAGGGCTGGTATCAATGTTTAGATAAGTCCTACCTGCTGGATACCCCCCGTTATTATTATCCTAATCTGCCTGCGGGCTGGGACTATGAAAAGGGTTCTTCTACACTTGAAGCAGTTTACGGGGCGATCCGTGTAGATCCTATTATTGCGTACAAGGATAACTGGCAGCGTTATGGCGAAGTTCCGGATTTCAGCGTTTACGACACTTCAACCAGGTTCAGGCTGCTGTTTGGTCAGAAGGAGCCTGATGAATGTACCGCTCCGCAGTCTGCCAAATGGGTGCATTCCATCGATGTGATGTTGGGGGGCATGCCTCCTGCCGGAGTTACTCTGGATCAGAATGCAGTCAATCTTAAAGTAGGCAGTACGGTACGGTTGACGGCTACCGTGGCCCCGTATGAAGCTACGGACAAGAGCGTGACCTGGAGTTCCAGCGATCCCGGTGTGGCCACAGTGGATCACAACGGTCTGGTGACAGTTGTGGGTCCGGGCGCGGCTACCATTGCAGTCAGTACTGTAGTGGGTAATTTAACGGCAACATGTATCGTAAACGGTCCCAGGGAGACCGGGCCCGGTCAAAGTTCTGAGCCTTTCGGCGCCGGTCCTCAAAAGAACGGAGAAGTTGATAATCCGTTCGGGTTGCCGGTGTCTGAAGACAACCGGCAACACCTGGCGAAAAAGGAGATCACAGCCGCTGTTTCCACAGCTGCCCCTGCCGCTTCCGAACAGTCGGGCAGCCAGCCCTGGCGCGTATATGAGATGTCATCTGATGCTGTGCCTTTGCAGCAGCAGAAGCGGCAAAATACACTGGATATTTTTGCGGCAGTATTGCTTGGTGTCTTATTGCTTGGGGGGTCAGGTAAAAGATACATGGAACATATAAGGGAGGTTGTTAGGTGA